One region of Pseudomonas sp. B21-040 genomic DNA includes:
- a CDS encoding RHS repeat-associated core domain-containing protein, with protein MDRVAYVDNQLSTFKDSLKLYQEQTKTWYAEVADKGSRAADLPSLLGMERVIKVGNSSKSVSMTDGDFSSNVAQCPLKGPLLIESKFESVYDIPLGDIEVEIVAVEGGAVSKVKLDAQGKAAWTEGVPGKFYKIRVHNEVTPAQIDTLFSSYGGLTADLEGFLRKEWAGFKPQWSNVSASGTAMAVGNGILEGGWEAIKGVWDGISLVLDILQDPGKFAKDLGAGTQKLIDLAKQAPDIMKKAMLLASDEAALFLMVRSAVIWLAGLPPMKMAGDVAKMTTAAVVGIAIDIVISIVLTIAAEGTGVIYLAARLKKYGEIIIKAVTGFVESVFKIIKGFMEYVTKYTAVAARGVTAQMKNGLAQLRFDGKKNAKLGKGKTGDDVSRQATTPADKSAEPAAKTCTDKCPVSMVTGEELLTLTDGQLDGLLPFEWTRLYRTSAVEIDCGLGYGWSHALAHRVEINGDEVIWTDHENRATPFPLPSQQRPAITNSLSRAAIFIGDDPSELVLAQAGSRPSFYHFRYNSKGATLIAISDSYGNRLHITRDIHGRIKRLDNGAGRALLLRYDRKHIVAVDYQQFLPADTLEDAWNTVQTLVTYSYDAQHRLIEAKNAAGEAEHYRYNDQHVILERQLAGGASFFWEWENEGKLARCVHHWASFSQMEAHYVWDDKGSVTVTNADGSEEVYTHDDKARLISKIDPDGAEHLKAYDDKGQLIAEKDPLGAVTEYRYDEDGLMTAVIPPEDEPVTYEYSNGFVSDVHRGKATWKYQRNNQGDITQQIDPHGNATLYSYDRQGRLLEIRHPDGSRHQLGWNNLGQLLEESLPDGGQRKYRYDALGRQITRQEETGAITHYQWDAANRLAQVTLPGGATRAFTYNAYGKVTAERDELGRITRYEYADGLHLVSRRLNPDGSQLRYRYDNSRLLLTEIENERGEHYHLDYYANGLIQQETGFDGRRTAYEYDLNGQLLKKTEFGDDGSELITEYQRDAAGRLLVKTLADSEEIHYSYDAFGRLVNVDDGNWPLAYEYDLQDRLITEHQGWGTLRYEYDSLGQLSHCRLPDGSKLDYRHQAGGRLNSIDLNGSRLTTHQFSAGQELQRQQGLLLSQYQYDEQGRLQAHTVSQQERNLFHRRYAYDANGNLAGIDDSRKGNRSYHYDPLDRLINVRGSTPESFAHDPAGNLLGQGDQASANLANVKGNRLLMQGDRHYDYDAYGNLTRERRGTGQKLVTEYRYDCQHRLIGASLPGGSVASYKYDAFGRRIEKTVDGSTTEFLWQGERLIAESADNRYRTYVYEPGSFRPLVMLDGEGPLRATPFYYQLDHLGTPQELTDYSGEIMWSAKYRAYGNLAALDVAEIDNPLRFQGQYFDAETGLHYNRHRYYNPGTGRYLTPDPIKLAGGLNNYQYVPNPTGWVDPLGLHSTLGECPDAEPPKKWTEKSVFTKYPEKTVIKTSGPEEQAVFLQEHLPGLPKEQAQMILEDSYKKGTSVVIGGSRVRGDNLPGSDLDVGFGHLNANQAGKHVKSLEGKFELREGFLSLEKTRIVPGNKTANIEEIKSPEEFFQRSGTRSGLDPKAGQEYKPSGSITLDEDGTITLLPPGTAP; from the coding sequence ATGGATCGCGTTGCCTACGTTGATAACCAACTGAGTACGTTCAAGGACAGTCTGAAGCTGTACCAGGAACAAACCAAAACCTGGTATGCAGAGGTCGCCGATAAAGGCAGTCGCGCTGCAGACTTGCCTTCTTTGCTCGGCATGGAGCGAGTGATCAAGGTCGGCAACTCCAGCAAATCCGTCAGCATGACTGACGGCGATTTCTCCTCAAACGTCGCTCAGTGCCCACTCAAAGGCCCATTGCTGATCGAAAGCAAATTCGAATCGGTCTACGACATTCCGCTGGGCGATATCGAAGTTGAAATCGTCGCGGTGGAAGGCGGCGCGGTCAGCAAAGTCAAACTGGATGCTCAAGGCAAAGCAGCCTGGACAGAAGGTGTTCCGGGCAAGTTCTACAAGATCCGCGTTCACAATGAAGTGACACCGGCGCAGATTGATACGCTGTTCAGTTCCTATGGCGGCCTGACCGCCGACCTGGAAGGCTTCCTGCGCAAGGAATGGGCGGGCTTCAAACCTCAATGGTCCAACGTGTCAGCCTCCGGCACCGCCATGGCTGTCGGCAACGGCATCCTTGAAGGAGGCTGGGAAGCGATCAAAGGGGTCTGGGATGGCATCAGTCTGGTGCTCGACATCCTGCAAGACCCGGGCAAGTTTGCGAAGGACCTCGGTGCAGGTACCCAGAAACTGATTGACCTGGCCAAACAAGCGCCCGACATCATGAAAAAGGCCATGTTGCTGGCCAGCGATGAGGCCGCACTGTTCCTGATGGTGCGCAGCGCCGTCATCTGGCTGGCAGGTTTGCCACCGATGAAGATGGCTGGCGATGTGGCAAAAATGACCACGGCGGCGGTCGTGGGTATCGCCATCGACATCGTCATCTCGATCGTGCTGACCATCGCCGCGGAAGGTACGGGCGTCATCTACCTCGCCGCGCGGTTGAAAAAGTATGGCGAAATCATCATCAAGGCCGTCACTGGCTTTGTGGAGTCGGTGTTCAAGATCATCAAAGGCTTCATGGAGTACGTCACGAAATACACAGCCGTTGCGGCGCGTGGTGTGACGGCACAAATGAAGAATGGCTTGGCCCAGTTGCGTTTTGACGGGAAGAAAAACGCGAAACTGGGCAAGGGCAAAACCGGCGATGATGTCTCCAGGCAAGCCACGACACCCGCCGACAAAAGCGCTGAACCCGCCGCGAAAACCTGCACCGACAAGTGCCCCGTTTCGATGGTCACCGGTGAAGAGCTGTTGACGCTGACCGATGGTCAACTCGACGGCCTGCTGCCCTTTGAGTGGACGCGCCTGTATCGAACCAGCGCCGTGGAAATCGATTGTGGCCTGGGTTACGGCTGGAGCCATGCGCTGGCGCACCGTGTCGAGATCAACGGTGACGAAGTCATCTGGACCGACCACGAAAACCGTGCCACGCCGTTTCCACTTCCGAGCCAGCAACGCCCCGCTATCACCAACAGCCTGTCGCGCGCAGCGATTTTTATCGGCGACGATCCTTCGGAACTGGTTCTGGCACAGGCAGGCAGTCGCCCTTCCTTCTACCACTTCCGTTACAACAGCAAAGGCGCAACCCTCATCGCCATCAGCGACAGCTATGGCAACCGGTTGCACATCACCCGTGATATTCACGGGCGAATCAAACGCCTCGATAACGGTGCCGGTCGCGCCCTTCTCCTGCGCTACGACCGAAAGCACATCGTCGCCGTCGACTATCAACAGTTCCTTCCGGCGGACACTCTGGAAGACGCCTGGAACACCGTCCAGACGCTGGTCACGTACAGCTATGACGCGCAGCATCGCCTGATTGAAGCGAAGAACGCGGCCGGTGAAGCCGAGCACTATCGCTACAACGATCAGCACGTGATTCTCGAACGGCAATTGGCGGGTGGCGCCAGTTTCTTCTGGGAATGGGAGAACGAAGGCAAGCTCGCGCGCTGCGTCCATCACTGGGCGAGTTTCTCGCAGATGGAAGCGCACTACGTCTGGGACGATAAAGGTAGCGTCACGGTTACCAACGCCGATGGCAGCGAAGAGGTTTATACCCACGACGATAAAGCGCGGTTGATCAGCAAGATCGACCCCGATGGCGCGGAACACCTCAAGGCCTACGACGACAAGGGCCAGTTGATCGCAGAAAAAGATCCGCTGGGCGCCGTGACCGAATACCGGTACGACGAAGACGGCTTGATGACGGCGGTCATTCCTCCGGAAGATGAACCGGTCACGTACGAATACAGCAATGGGTTCGTGAGCGATGTCCATCGCGGCAAAGCCACGTGGAAGTATCAGCGCAACAATCAGGGCGACATAACCCAGCAGATCGATCCGCACGGCAACGCCACCCTCTACAGCTACGACCGCCAAGGCCGCTTGCTGGAAATCCGTCATCCCGATGGCAGCCGCCATCAACTGGGCTGGAACAACCTCGGACAACTGCTGGAAGAAAGCCTGCCTGACGGCGGTCAACGCAAATACCGTTACGACGCCTTGGGCCGGCAAATCACCCGTCAGGAAGAAACCGGCGCGATCACCCACTACCAATGGGACGCCGCCAATCGCCTCGCACAAGTGACCCTGCCCGGTGGCGCGACCCGTGCATTTACCTACAACGCCTATGGCAAAGTCACCGCCGAGCGCGATGAGCTGGGGCGCATCACTCGCTACGAATACGCCGATGGCCTGCACCTGGTCAGCCGCCGCCTGAATCCGGACGGCAGCCAACTGCGCTACCGCTACGACAACTCTCGCCTGCTGCTGACCGAGATCGAAAACGAACGTGGCGAGCACTACCACCTCGATTACTACGCCAATGGCCTGATCCAGCAGGAAACCGGTTTCGATGGTCGTCGCACCGCCTACGAGTACGACCTCAACGGCCAATTGCTGAAAAAAACCGAATTCGGCGACGACGGCAGCGAACTGATTACCGAATATCAACGCGATGCCGCTGGCCGGTTGCTGGTCAAGACGCTAGCCGATAGCGAGGAAATCCACTACAGCTACGACGCCTTCGGCCGCTTGGTCAACGTCGACGATGGCAACTGGCCCCTCGCCTACGAATATGACCTGCAAGATCGCTTGATCACCGAACATCAAGGCTGGGGCACGCTACGTTACGAGTACGACTCGCTCGGCCAACTGAGCCACTGCCGCCTGCCCGATGGCAGCAAACTCGACTATCGCCACCAAGCCGGTGGCCGCCTGAACAGCATCGACCTCAACGGCTCGCGCCTGACCACGCACCAGTTCAGCGCTGGTCAGGAACTTCAGCGCCAGCAAGGCCTGCTGCTCAGCCAGTACCAGTACGACGAACAAGGCCGGCTGCAGGCTCACACCGTCAGCCAGCAGGAACGCAACCTGTTCCACCGCCGCTACGCCTACGACGCCAACGGCAACCTCGCCGGCATCGACGACAGCCGCAAAGGCAATCGCAGCTACCACTACGACCCGCTCGATCGCCTGATCAACGTCCGAGGCAGCACCCCGGAAAGCTTCGCCCACGATCCCGCCGGGAACTTGCTGGGCCAAGGCGACCAAGCCAGCGCAAACCTGGCCAACGTCAAAGGTAACCGCCTGCTGATGCAGGGCGACCGCCACTACGACTACGACGCCTACGGCAACCTGACCCGCGAACGTCGCGGCACCGGGCAGAAACTCGTCACCGAATACCGTTACGACTGCCAGCACCGTTTGATTGGTGCCAGTCTGCCGGGGGGTAGTGTCGCGTCCTATAAATACGACGCCTTCGGCCGGCGCATCGAAAAAACTGTCGATGGCAGCACCACTGAATTCCTGTGGCAAGGCGAACGCCTGATCGCCGAAAGCGCTGACAACCGCTATCGCACTTACGTTTATGAACCAGGTAGTTTCCGTCCGCTGGTGATGCTGGATGGCGAAGGTCCACTGAGGGCGACGCCGTTTTACTATCAGCTCGATCATCTGGGTACGCCGCAGGAGCTCACTGACTACAGCGGTGAGATCATGTGGTCTGCCAAGTACCGCGCTTATGGCAATCTCGCTGCACTCGATGTTGCCGAAATTGACAACCCGCTGCGGTTTCAGGGGCAGTACTTCGATGCGGAGACGGGCTTACACTACAACCGGCATCGCTACTACAATCCGGGGACCGGGCGGTATCTGACGCCGGATCCGATCAAGCTTGCGGGTGGGTTGAACAACTACCAGTACGTGCCTAACCCTACGGGGTGGGTGGATCCGTTGGGCTTACATTCCACGCTAGGAGAATGCCCGGACGCGGAACCGCCTAAAAAATGGACAGAAAAATCGGTATTCACTAAATACCCCGAAAAAACAGTTATAAAAACTTCCGGGCCTGAAGAGCAAGCAGTATTTTTGCAAGAACACCTTCCGGGGTTGCCTAAAGAGCAAGCGCAAATGATTCTTGAAGACTCCTATAAAAAGGGAACCTCGGTCGTGATCGGAGGAAGCAGGGTCAGGGGTGACAACCTCCCTGGTAGCGACTTAGACGTTGGATTCGGTCACCTAAATGCAAATCAAGCGGGAAAGCATGTTAAATCCCTCGAAGGTAAATTTGAGTTAAGAGAAGGCTTCTTATCGCTTGAGAAAACAAGGATCGTACCCGGAAATAAAACCGCAAACATCGAAGAAATAAAATCGCCGGAAGAGTTCTTCCAACGCTCCGGAACACGCTCTGGTCTCGACCCTAAAGCAGGGCAAGAGTACAAACCATCAGGTTCCATTACGCTAGATGAAGATGGAACCATTACTCTCCTACCACCGGGAACAGCACCATGA
- a CDS encoding DUF4123 domain-containing protein — protein MRRFVKSARNVRQVFVRADLLTPQAWLAERPLQTGEHLYLIVSAASDADALKTLYQNDPTTQATPIWGGTPYASWQQVMPYLTELKPNSGFLSWIAETDAQDWGWLAVSTSTPELVFEHLRSLTQVRMPDGTEVFFRFWDGRHIYPILEGLGEAAGEVLPVFDRYLINGKRLDIGPRVVPVAKDWPWWEVPKTLLDGLAKQAPSTLIGNLMQWLEEERPDIYAAYPDSNLKLKIARFVRRPDAPKNLNEALLNHLILEQG, from the coding sequence ATGCGCCGTTTTGTGAAGAGTGCGAGAAATGTAAGGCAGGTGTTTGTGCGAGCTGATCTTTTGACTCCTCAGGCGTGGTTGGCTGAACGACCGTTGCAAACGGGCGAACACCTGTATCTGATCGTCAGTGCCGCCAGTGATGCCGATGCGCTGAAGACGCTTTACCAGAATGACCCCACCACCCAGGCCACCCCGATCTGGGGCGGAACACCCTACGCGAGTTGGCAACAAGTAATGCCTTACCTCACCGAGTTGAAGCCCAACTCGGGTTTTCTGTCGTGGATTGCCGAAACGGACGCGCAAGACTGGGGATGGCTGGCGGTTTCAACCAGCACGCCGGAGCTGGTCTTTGAACACCTGCGCAGCCTGACCCAAGTGCGCATGCCCGATGGAACCGAGGTGTTTTTCCGGTTCTGGGATGGGCGGCATATCTATCCGATTCTGGAGGGATTGGGTGAGGCGGCGGGTGAAGTGTTACCGGTGTTTGATCGGTATCTGATTAATGGCAAGCGGCTGGATATCGGGCCACGCGTGGTGCCGGTGGCGAAAGATTGGCCTTGGTGGGAGGTGCCAAAGACGTTGCTTGATGGCTTGGCCAAGCAAGCCCCGTCGACCTTGATCGGCAACCTGATGCAATGGCTGGAAGAGGAACGCCCAGACATCTACGCCGCTTACCCCGACAGCAACCTGAAGCTGAAAATCGCACGCTTCGTGCGTCGGCCCGATGCTCCGAAAAACTTGAATGAAGCACTGTTAAACCACCTGATTCTGGAGCAAGGCTGA
- the tssI gene encoding type VI secretion system tip protein TssI/VgrG — protein MFAPANQTHFALTIEGLSSDLQVLSLQGREAISQPFVFEVELVSEQPSLDLENLLHKPAFLQLSPDGSGIHGQIYRAAQGDSGKRLTRYAVTLRPQLSYLAHRVNQRIFQNLNVPKIIGKVLEEHGIQSNAYEFKVGAIYPKRIYCVQYDESDLQFIQRLCEEEGIHYHFQHSTSAHKLVFGDDQTVFPKLAPVAYQQDSGMVANDPVIKRFDLRLETRTSRTTRRDYDFEKPRITLESENRGDALPDLEDYDYPGRFIDRERGKHLAKRALERHRSDFQLAEGKSDQPLLVSGHFLALTQHPKAKWNDLWLLTEILHEGKQPQVLEESVTSHTTNLKDDFHQGYRNRFQATPWDVPNRPPLQHPKPRILGSQSAVVTGPLGEEIHCDEYGRVKVQFHWDREGQADDKTSCWLRVSSAWAGAHYGGIAIPRIGMEVLVTFLEGDPDQPLISGCLYHKENVVPYPLPANKTRSTFKTLSSPGGGGFNELRIEDKKGQEQIFLHAQRDWDENVEHDQKIRVGNERHDTVEQNSYSEFKAEEHHTVYADRKVEARANDHLTVGANQHIKIGTGQFIEAGQEIHLSSGMKVVLEAGSELTLKGGGSFIKIDASGVTMSGPVINMNSGGSPGSGTGAAPLMPGVLKQADADKAGAVLTPAQVNTLKRNAPFCEECEKCKAGVCAS, from the coding sequence ATGTTCGCGCCGGCCAATCAGACTCACTTTGCCCTGACCATCGAAGGCCTATCCAGCGATTTGCAGGTGCTGTCCTTGCAAGGTCGGGAGGCGATCAGCCAACCGTTCGTGTTTGAGGTGGAGCTGGTCAGTGAACAGCCGTCCCTGGACCTCGAAAACCTGCTGCACAAACCGGCCTTCTTGCAGCTCTCGCCTGACGGCAGCGGCATCCACGGCCAGATCTACCGCGCCGCCCAGGGTGATTCCGGCAAACGCCTGACCCGCTACGCGGTGACCCTGCGTCCGCAACTGTCCTACCTGGCGCATCGCGTCAACCAACGCATCTTCCAGAACCTCAACGTGCCGAAAATCATCGGCAAGGTCCTTGAAGAGCACGGCATCCAAAGCAACGCTTACGAATTCAAAGTCGGGGCGATTTATCCCAAGCGCATTTACTGCGTTCAGTACGATGAATCGGACCTGCAATTCATCCAGCGCTTGTGCGAGGAAGAAGGGATTCACTACCACTTTCAGCACAGCACTTCGGCCCACAAGCTGGTGTTCGGCGATGACCAGACGGTGTTCCCGAAACTGGCGCCCGTGGCCTATCAGCAAGACTCCGGCATGGTCGCCAACGACCCGGTGATCAAGCGCTTCGATCTGCGCCTGGAAACCCGCACCAGCCGCACCACCCGCCGCGACTACGACTTCGAAAAACCGCGCATCACCCTCGAAAGCGAAAACCGTGGCGACGCCCTGCCCGACCTCGAAGACTACGACTACCCCGGCCGTTTCATCGACCGCGAGCGTGGCAAGCACCTGGCCAAACGCGCCCTCGAACGCCACCGCAGCGACTTCCAGCTCGCCGAAGGCAAAAGTGATCAGCCGTTGCTGGTCAGCGGCCACTTCCTGGCCCTGACCCAACACCCCAAGGCTAAATGGAACGACCTGTGGCTGCTGACCGAAATCCTCCACGAAGGCAAACAGCCGCAAGTGCTGGAAGAATCGGTGACCAGCCACACCACCAACCTGAAGGACGACTTCCATCAGGGCTACCGCAACCGCTTCCAGGCCACCCCGTGGGACGTACCGAATCGCCCGCCGCTGCAGCATCCCAAGCCACGGATCCTCGGCAGTCAAAGCGCCGTGGTCACCGGGCCCCTGGGTGAAGAAATTCATTGCGACGAGTACGGCCGCGTCAAAGTGCAATTCCACTGGGACCGCGAAGGCCAGGCCGACGACAAGACCAGCTGCTGGCTGCGCGTCTCCTCCGCCTGGGCCGGCGCCCACTACGGCGGCATCGCCATCCCGCGGATCGGCATGGAAGTGCTCGTCACCTTCCTCGAAGGCGACCCCGACCAACCGCTGATCAGCGGCTGCCTTTACCACAAGGAAAACGTCGTCCCGTACCCGCTGCCGGCGAACAAGACCCGCAGCACTTTCAAAACCCTGAGCTCACCGGGGGGCGGTGGTTTCAACGAACTGCGCATCGAAGACAAAAAGGGCCAGGAACAAATCTTCCTGCACGCCCAGCGCGACTGGGACGAAAACGTCGAGCACGACCAGAAAATCCGCGTCGGCAACGAACGCCACGACACCGTCGAGCAAAACAGCTACAGCGAATTCAAAGCCGAAGAACACCACACGGTTTACGCCGACCGCAAAGTCGAAGCACGCGCCAACGACCACCTGACCGTGGGCGCAAACCAGCACATCAAGATTGGCACCGGGCAGTTCATTGAAGCCGGCCAGGAAATCCACCTGAGCAGCGGCATGAAAGTCGTGCTCGAAGCCGGGAGCGAACTGACGCTCAAGGGTGGCGGCAGCTTCATCAAGATCGACGCCAGCGGCGTGACCATGAGCGGGCCGGTGATCAACATGAACTCCGGGGGCAGTCCGGGCAGCGGGACCGGGGCTGCGCCGTTGATGCCGGGTGTGTTGAAACAGGCGGATGCGGACAAGGCTGGGGCGGTACTGACACCGGCGCAGGTCAATACGCTGAAGCGTAATGCGCCGTTTTGTGAAGAGTGCGAGAAATGTAAGGCAGGTGTTTGTGCGAGCTGA
- a CDS encoding Hcp family type VI secretion system effector — MATPAYMSVTGEKQGLITAGAFTADSVGNTYQEGHEDQVMVQAFSHDVIIPRDPQSGQPTGQRVHKPVVITKVYDKSSPLLQAALTSGERMSEIVIQWYRTSAQGTQEHYYTTKLEDAIIVAINNKMHNCQDPSNSHFTHLEEVQFTYRKITWTHEVSGTSGSDDWRLPVA; from the coding sequence ATGGCTACACCAGCGTACATGTCCGTCACTGGCGAAAAACAAGGTCTGATCACCGCCGGCGCATTCACCGCCGATTCGGTTGGCAACACCTACCAGGAAGGCCACGAAGACCAGGTCATGGTTCAGGCTTTCAGCCACGACGTGATCATCCCGCGTGACCCACAGTCCGGCCAACCTACCGGTCAGCGCGTTCACAAGCCAGTCGTGATCACCAAGGTCTACGACAAGTCTTCGCCTCTGCTGCAAGCGGCCCTGACTTCCGGCGAGCGCATGAGCGAAATCGTTATCCAGTGGTACCGCACTTCGGCTCAAGGTACTCAAGAGCACTACTACACCACCAAACTGGAAGACGCGATCATCGTCGCCATCAACAACAAAATGCACAACTGCCAGGACCCGTCGAACTCGCACTTCACGCACCTGGAAGAAGTGCAGTTCACCTACCGCAAAATCACCTGGACCCACGAAGTATCCGGTACTTCGGGTTCCGATGACTGGCGTCTGCCGGTCGCCTAA
- a CDS encoding type 1 glutamine amidotransferase domain-containing protein: MKILMVLTSHDQLGNTGKKTGFWLEEFAAPYFAFKDAGAQLTLASPKGGQPPLDPKSDEPDAQTAATDRFNKDAAAKSALASTALLNSVRAEDYDAVFYPGGHGPLWDLAEDKQSIALIEAFYKANKPVAAVCHAPGVLRHVKGTDGQPLVKGKRVTGFTNSEEEAVQLTNVVPFLVEDMLKEKGGIYSKGDDWASYVLTDGLLITGQNPASSEAAAEALLAKLR, translated from the coding sequence ATGAAAATCCTGATGGTTTTAACGTCCCACGATCAATTGGGTAACACGGGGAAGAAAACCGGCTTCTGGCTGGAAGAGTTCGCCGCACCGTATTTCGCCTTCAAGGACGCCGGTGCTCAGTTGACCCTGGCCTCGCCCAAGGGTGGCCAGCCGCCGCTGGACCCCAAGAGCGATGAGCCGGATGCGCAAACCGCCGCCACCGATCGGTTCAATAAAGACGCGGCGGCTAAATCCGCATTGGCCTCTACCGCGCTGCTCAACAGTGTGAGAGCCGAGGATTACGATGCGGTTTTCTATCCGGGCGGCCATGGTCCGCTGTGGGATTTGGCTGAAGACAAGCAATCCATTGCGCTGATCGAAGCGTTTTACAAGGCGAATAAACCGGTCGCAGCGGTTTGCCATGCACCGGGTGTGCTGCGCCACGTCAAAGGCACGGACGGTCAGCCGCTGGTCAAGGGCAAGCGGGTCACGGGCTTCACCAACTCGGAGGAAGAGGCGGTGCAACTGACGAACGTCGTGCCGTTTCTGGTCGAAGACATGCTCAAGGAGAAGGGCGGGATTTATTCCAAGGGCGACGATTGGGCAAGCTATGTGCTGACTGACGGGTTGCTGATCACCGGTCAGAACCCGGCGTCGTCCGAGGCTGCGGCCGAGGCGTTGCTCGCCAAACTCCGCTAA
- a CDS encoding VOC family protein encodes MSQAHFVSPDLIRQRFSKAMSDMYREEVPLYGALMELVEQTNQYVLDSDPQIARQLISTGEIERLDLERHGAIRVGTATELTTLAHLFKVMGMQPVGYYDLTPAGVPVHSTAFRAVHEAALQVSPFRVFTSLLRLELIEDLELRAFAQSVLDKRQIFTPAALTLIERAETAGGLTEQEAQDFVEQALETFRWHHSATVTAEQYQKLSAQHRLIADVVAFKGPHINHLTPRTLDIDIVQAQMPVHGITPKAVIEGPPRRQCPILLRQTSFKALDEPVAFTDQTATQGSHSARFGEIEQRGAALTPKGRALYDRLLNAARDELKDFPNEANAARYNALMTQHFGEFPDTYEGMRQQELAYFRYFVTEKGQAAEELKSLSLEALLSGGYLRAEPLVYEDFLPVSAAGIFQSNLGDAAQTHYGVHSNQQAFEQALGRATIDELGLYAETQRRSIEECYATLGHAI; translated from the coding sequence ATGAGCCAAGCACACTTCGTCAGCCCTGACCTGATCCGTCAACGCTTCTCCAAAGCGATGTCCGACATGTACCGCGAGGAAGTGCCGCTGTACGGCGCGCTGATGGAACTGGTGGAACAGACCAATCAGTACGTGCTGGACAGCGACCCGCAGATCGCCCGCCAGTTGATCAGCACCGGCGAAATCGAGCGCCTGGACCTGGAACGCCACGGTGCAATCCGCGTCGGTACCGCCACCGAACTGACCACCCTCGCCCATTTGTTTAAGGTCATGGGCATGCAACCGGTGGGCTATTACGACCTGACCCCGGCGGGCGTGCCAGTGCATTCCACCGCATTCCGCGCCGTGCACGAAGCAGCGTTGCAAGTCAGTCCGTTCCGCGTGTTCACCTCGTTGCTGCGTCTTGAACTGATCGAAGACCTGGAACTGCGCGCCTTCGCCCAGTCGGTGCTGGACAAGCGCCAGATCTTTACCCCGGCAGCGCTGACCTTGATCGAGCGCGCTGAAACCGCAGGCGGCCTCACCGAGCAAGAAGCCCAGGACTTCGTCGAGCAGGCGCTGGAAACCTTCCGCTGGCATCACAGCGCGACCGTCACCGCCGAGCAGTACCAAAAACTCAGCGCCCAGCACCGCCTGATCGCCGACGTCGTGGCCTTCAAGGGCCCGCACATCAACCACCTGACGCCACGCACGCTGGACATCGACATCGTCCAGGCGCAAATGCCGGTCCACGGCATCACCCCCAAAGCAGTGATCGAAGGCCCGCCTCGCCGCCAGTGCCCGATTCTGTTGCGCCAGACCAGTTTCAAGGCGCTGGACGAACCGGTTGCCTTTACCGATCAAACCGCCACCCAAGGCAGCCACAGCGCCCGCTTCGGTGAAATCGAACAACGGGGTGCCGCGCTGACGCCAAAAGGCCGGGCGCTGTATGACCGGTTGCTCAACGCGGCACGAGATGAATTGAAAGACTTCCCCAATGAGGCCAATGCCGCACGCTACAACGCGCTAATGACGCAGCACTTTGGCGAATTTCCTGACACGTACGAAGGCATGCGCCAACAGGAACTGGCGTACTTTCGCTACTTTGTGACGGAAAAAGGCCAAGCGGCCGAAGAACTGAAATCGTTGTCGCTGGAGGCGTTGCTCAGCGGCGGTTACCTGCGGGCTGAACCTTTGGTCTATGAGGATTTTCTGCCCGTGAGCGCAGCGGGGATTTTCCAGTCGAACCTCGGGGATGCAGCGCAAACCCACTATGGCGTGCATTCGAATCAGCAAGCATTTGAACAAGCGCTGGGGCGAGCGACGATTGATGAGTTGGGGTTGTATGCCGAAACGCAACGGCGTTCGATTGAGGAATGCTATGCGACGCTGGGCCACGCCATCTGA